The Pseudomonas sp. FP2309 genome has a window encoding:
- a CDS encoding DUF2946 domain-containing protein, translated as MARQRFAIAWIACLAVLFNAFAMPMAGAMQQADDPVKRLMWGGFCSSNGTSLKTIALGKLEIPTPQQDDHSTMQHCWCCSGSAPLVALPGHVPQLYVTQFEAVESLPPPSAAPPTPRQQWPSLNPRASPTV; from the coding sequence ATGGCCCGTCAACGCTTTGCAATTGCCTGGATCGCCTGCCTTGCAGTGCTGTTCAACGCGTTTGCCATGCCGATGGCCGGTGCGATGCAGCAGGCGGACGATCCGGTCAAGCGCCTGATGTGGGGCGGTTTCTGCTCTTCCAACGGCACAAGCCTGAAGACGATTGCCCTGGGCAAACTGGAAATCCCAACGCCGCAACAGGACGATCATTCCACCATGCAGCATTGCTGGTGTTGCTCGGGCTCGGCGCCATTGGTGGCGCTTCCGGGGCATGTGCCGCAGTTGTATGTCACGCAGTTCGAGGCGGTCGAGAGCCTGCCGCCGCCGTCAGCAGCACCGCCGACCCCGCGCCAGCAATGGCCGAGCCTCAACCCCCGCGCCTCTCCAACGGTTTGA
- a CDS encoding DUF6124 family protein: protein MIKPTPNPPIRLFTVADGFSTEDLLVNLSETLASANALSCDLAFDLECPKREELLGVAQLIELAQLLADRVHDGVGRTTAVAG, encoded by the coding sequence ATGATCAAACCCACCCCCAATCCCCCCATCCGGCTATTCACCGTGGCTGACGGATTCAGCACCGAAGACCTGCTGGTCAACCTCAGCGAAACACTGGCCTCGGCCAATGCACTGAGTTGTGATCTGGCCTTTGACCTGGAATGCCCGAAACGCGAGGAATTGCTCGGCGTCGCGCAGTTGATCGAGCTGGCGCAGTTGCTGGCCGATCGCGTGCATGACGGCGTCGGGCGCACGACAGCCGTCGCTGGATGA
- a CDS encoding cobalt-precorrin-6A reductase, protein MKRILLLGGVTEALAIARTLGPEHIYSLAGVGRVPTDLSCQVRVGGYGGAEGLAQFVRDEGVSLILDATHPYAAQISRNAAEAAQLSGVPCWALRRPAWQPQAGDDWREVSDWAELIAALKPFKRPLFTLGREPLQHLEEIPADQYWTLRALDVYPGNERCEVIGARGPFLIDDERALFERRQIDVLISKNSGSTATEPKLEVARERGVPVLVLKRPVLAAVDREFPTVAAALQAITLL, encoded by the coding sequence ATGAAACGCATCCTGCTGCTGGGCGGCGTGACTGAAGCGCTGGCCATTGCTCGCACGCTGGGCCCGGAACATATCTACAGCCTGGCCGGTGTCGGCCGCGTGCCCACCGACCTCTCCTGCCAGGTGCGCGTCGGGGGTTATGGGGGAGCCGAGGGGCTGGCGCAGTTCGTTCGCGATGAGGGGGTTAGCCTGATCCTCGACGCGACCCATCCGTATGCGGCGCAGATCAGCCGCAATGCCGCCGAGGCGGCACAGTTGAGCGGCGTGCCCTGCTGGGCACTGCGTCGCCCGGCGTGGCAGCCGCAGGCAGGGGATGATTGGCGCGAAGTGAGTGATTGGGCCGAGCTGATCGCGGCGCTGAAACCCTTCAAACGGCCATTGTTTACGCTGGGCCGCGAACCGCTGCAACACCTCGAAGAGATCCCCGCAGACCAGTACTGGACGCTGCGCGCACTGGACGTATATCCGGGCAATGAGCGCTGCGAAGTCATCGGCGCACGCGGGCCGTTTTTGATCGACGACGAGCGAGCGTTGTTTGAGCGGCGGCAGATAGATGTGCTGATCAGCAAGAACAGCGGCAGCACCGCCACCGAGCCGAAGCTGGAAGTGGCGCGGGAACGAGGGGTGCCAGTGCTGGTGTTGAAACGGCCGGTGTTGGCGGCCGTGGACCGGGAGTTCCCGACCGTCGCCGCGGCATTACAGGCAATCACCCTTCTCTAA
- the cbiE gene encoding precorrin-6y C5,15-methyltransferase (decarboxylating) subunit CbiE, whose protein sequence is MSPWLTVVGIGEDGFKGLGRNARHALLRATRIIGAQRQLDLLPVCIRGERQLWPSPFSLEPVLATPGEPVCVLASGDPMFYGVGASLARQVAAEELLILPAPSSVSLAAARLGWPLQDVVTLSVVARPVAAINAHLASGVRLLVLSNDGGSPALIAAVLTEAGFGPSRLTVFEHLGGANERRIDGLAAEWQHHSAADLNLVAIDCLASPDTPRLSRLAGLPDSAFKHDGQLTKRDVRAMTLARLAPMPGELLWDVGAGSGSIGIEWMRAHPSCRALAIEADAGRQDLIEHNRDALGVPGLHLVRGTAPDALHGLPTPDAIFIGGGVTRDSVLDTCWQQLRPGGRLIANAVTLQSEMTLMNWRAQHGGELTRIHVAQAQPLGEFDTWRQALPITLLEVTKPL, encoded by the coding sequence ATGTCGCCCTGGCTGACGGTTGTAGGCATCGGTGAAGACGGCTTCAAGGGGCTGGGCAGGAATGCCCGGCATGCCCTGTTGCGCGCCACGCGGATTATAGGTGCGCAGCGCCAGTTGGACCTGTTGCCGGTGTGTATTCGTGGCGAGCGCCAGCTGTGGCCGAGCCCGTTTTCCCTGGAGCCGGTGCTGGCCACACCGGGCGAACCGGTGTGTGTGCTGGCCAGTGGCGATCCGATGTTCTATGGCGTGGGGGCCAGTTTGGCGCGGCAGGTGGCGGCTGAAGAATTGCTGATTCTGCCCGCGCCTTCGTCGGTGTCCCTTGCCGCCGCGCGTTTGGGCTGGCCGTTACAGGACGTGGTGACGTTATCCGTGGTGGCCCGGCCCGTCGCGGCAATCAACGCGCATCTGGCCAGTGGTGTGCGCTTGTTAGTGCTGAGTAATGATGGTGGCAGCCCTGCGTTGATCGCCGCCGTGTTGACTGAGGCCGGGTTCGGACCGAGCCGATTGACCGTGTTTGAACACTTGGGCGGCGCCAATGAGCGGCGTATTGACGGCCTGGCTGCGGAGTGGCAGCACCACTCGGCCGCCGATCTGAATCTGGTCGCCATCGATTGCCTCGCCTCTCCCGACACCCCACGTCTGTCGCGCCTGGCAGGCCTGCCGGATAGCGCCTTCAAGCACGATGGCCAACTGACCAAACGCGATGTGCGCGCCATGACCCTCGCCCGCCTGGCCCCCATGCCGGGCGAACTGTTGTGGGATGTGGGTGCAGGCAGCGGTTCCATCGGTATCGAATGGATGCGCGCCCACCCCAGTTGCCGTGCGCTGGCGATTGAAGCCGACGCAGGCCGCCAAGACTTGATCGAACACAACCGCGACGCCCTCGGCGTGCCTGGCCTGCACCTGGTACGCGGCACCGCCCCGGACGCCTTGCACGGTTTGCCGACACCCGACGCGATCTTCATCGGCGGTGGCGTCACCCGCGACAGCGTGCTCGACACCTGCTGGCAACAGCTGCGCCCTGGTGGTCGCTTGATTGCCAATGCCGTGACCCTGCAAAGCGAAATGACCTTGATGAACTGGCGCGCGCAGCACGGCGGCGAACTGACCCGCATCCACGTGGCCCAGGCGCAGCCGTTGGGGGAGTTCGATACCTGGCGCCAGGCGCTGCCGATCACCTTGCTTGAAGTGACCAAGCCGCTATGA
- the cobG gene encoding precorrin-3B synthase: MPPDKAGIIPRLYPSTGSPVNPTPAVNTLRPSACPGLLRIVQALDGGICRIKLAGGSITAAQANAVADAAQTYAGGVIEATNRANLQIRGIGAEQDALIARLLAADLGPSNAAGDDVRNLMLSPSAGIDPQMLFDTRPLAAQILATLQTHPRFHELSAKFAVQVDGGEALAMLEHHHDLWLSAFVRNGQTLLAFGLAGCPGLNAPLAAVPLDQGHALVVAVLEVFLDLATAEQTRMRQLPVDNLLSRLRLPLLPVDGFKRPLSGALLHLGTYPQSQQNQFYVAAAAPLGRLDPTMLKGAAQLADDYGDGTLRFTPWQGVLLPYVEKPHAVTERLAQLGFLCSIDQPLARLTACTGSRGCGKALADTKADAVQLAALRTAHSVHLSGCPRSCAAAHTAPVTLLAVSPGHYDLYFRDAAHPGFGRLHARTLSIEAAGALLRAHPRSNTDD; this comes from the coding sequence ATGCCGCCGGACAAAGCAGGCATAATACCGCGCCTTTACCCGTCAACCGGTAGCCCCGTGAATCCAACGCCCGCTGTGAATACCTTGCGCCCCTCGGCTTGTCCGGGGTTGCTGCGTATCGTCCAGGCGCTGGATGGCGGCATCTGCCGGATCAAACTGGCCGGTGGTTCGATCACCGCCGCCCAGGCCAACGCCGTGGCGGACGCGGCCCAGACGTATGCCGGTGGGGTGATCGAGGCGACCAACCGTGCCAACCTGCAGATCCGCGGAATCGGCGCCGAGCAGGACGCCCTGATCGCCAGGCTGCTGGCCGCAGACCTGGGCCCGAGCAACGCCGCCGGTGACGATGTGCGCAACCTGATGCTCAGCCCCAGCGCCGGGATCGACCCGCAAATGCTGTTCGACACGCGTCCGCTGGCCGCTCAGATCCTCGCGACCCTGCAAACCCATCCGCGTTTTCATGAGTTGTCGGCCAAGTTCGCCGTGCAAGTGGATGGCGGCGAGGCGCTGGCGATGCTTGAGCATCACCATGACCTGTGGCTGTCGGCGTTCGTGCGTAATGGCCAGACGTTACTTGCGTTCGGTCTGGCCGGATGTCCGGGGCTGAATGCGCCCTTGGCCGCGGTGCCGTTGGATCAGGGCCACGCGCTGGTGGTGGCGGTGTTGGAGGTTTTTCTCGACCTCGCCACCGCCGAACAGACGCGCATGCGCCAGTTGCCTGTGGATAACTTACTGAGCCGCCTGCGCTTGCCGCTGCTGCCGGTCGACGGGTTCAAACGCCCACTCAGCGGGGCTTTGCTGCATCTCGGCACTTATCCACAGTCGCAACAGAATCAGTTTTATGTCGCCGCCGCCGCCCCCTTGGGTCGACTGGATCCGACGATGCTCAAGGGCGCCGCACAGCTGGCGGACGATTATGGCGACGGCACGTTGCGCTTCACCCCCTGGCAAGGCGTGCTGCTGCCCTACGTCGAGAAACCTCACGCCGTGACCGAGCGCCTGGCGCAACTGGGTTTTCTGTGTTCCATCGACCAGCCCCTGGCGCGTTTGACCGCTTGCACCGGCTCCCGCGGCTGCGGCAAAGCCCTGGCCGACACCAAGGCCGACGCCGTGCAGCTGGCGGCGCTGCGAACCGCCCACAGCGTGCACTTGTCCGGTTGCCCGCGCTCCTGCGCTGCGGCGCACACCGCGCCCGTCACCCTGCTGGCGGTGAGCCCCGGCCACTACGACCTCTATTTTCGCGATGCAGCCCACCCAGGGTTCGGCCGGCTGCACGCGCGCACCCTTTCCATTGAAGCGGCGGGCGCCCTGTTGCGCGCTCACCCACGGAGCAACACCGATGATTGA
- a CDS encoding precorrin-8X methylmutase — MIDYIRDGQEIYRNSFAIIRAEAKLDRIPADLEKLAVRVIHACGMVDAIDGLQFSEGAGKAGRDALAAGAPILCDARMVSEGVTRTRLPANNEVICTLRDDSVPALAQALGNTRSAAALELWRPHLEGSVVVIGNAPTALFYLLEMLDAGAPKPALILGFPVGFVGAAESKAMLAADSRGVPFVIMQGRLGGSAMAAAAVNALATEVE, encoded by the coding sequence ATGATTGATTACATCCGCGACGGTCAGGAGATCTATCGCAACTCCTTTGCCATTATTCGCGCGGAAGCCAAGTTGGACCGCATCCCGGCCGACCTGGAAAAACTCGCGGTGCGGGTGATTCATGCGTGCGGCATGGTCGATGCCATCGACGGCCTGCAATTCTCTGAAGGCGCAGGCAAGGCCGGGCGCGACGCGTTGGCCGCCGGCGCGCCGATTTTGTGTGATGCGCGCATGGTCTCCGAAGGCGTGACCCGCACCCGCTTGCCGGCCAACAACGAAGTGATCTGCACCTTGCGCGACGACAGCGTGCCGGCGCTGGCGCAGGCGCTGGGCAATACCCGCTCGGCTGCCGCTCTGGAGCTGTGGCGCCCGCATTTGGAAGGCAGTGTGGTGGTGATCGGTAACGCGCCGACCGCGCTGTTCTACCTGCTGGAAATGCTCGATGCCGGTGCGCCGAAGCCGGCGCTGATCCTCGGCTTCCCGGTCGGCTTTGTCGGCGCCGCCGAATCCAAGGCGATGCTGGCGGCCGACAGCCGTGGCGTTCCGTTCGTGATCATGCAGGGCCGTTTGGGTGGCAGTGCGATGGCCGCGGCGGCGGTCAATGCGCTCGCCACGGAGGTCGAATGA
- a CDS encoding precorrin-2 C(20)-methyltransferase yields the protein MPARGRLIGLGVGPGDPELITLKALRLLRESPVVAYFVAKGKKGNAFGIIEDHLVAQQTLMPLVYPVTTEALPAPLSYEQVISDFYDSASVEVAAHLDAGRDVAVICEGDPFFYGSYMYLHDRLAERYEAQVIPGVCSMLGGASVLGAPLVYRNQSLSVLSGVLPHDDLKRRLADADAAVIMKLGRNFHKVRQVLEELGLAERALYVERATMVNQKIVPLDQVDPSSSPYFSLIIVPGERWQG from the coding sequence ATGCCGGCACGCGGACGTTTGATCGGCCTGGGCGTGGGCCCCGGCGATCCCGAGCTGATCACCCTCAAGGCGCTGCGCCTGCTGCGCGAGTCGCCGGTGGTGGCGTACTTCGTGGCCAAGGGCAAGAAAGGTAACGCGTTCGGCATCATCGAAGACCACCTGGTGGCGCAACAAACTCTGATGCCGCTGGTGTACCCGGTGACCACCGAAGCGCTGCCCGCGCCCTTGTCCTATGAGCAAGTGATCAGCGATTTCTACGACAGCGCCAGCGTCGAGGTGGCCGCGCACCTGGATGCCGGTCGCGATGTGGCGGTGATCTGCGAAGGCGATCCGTTCTTCTACGGGTCCTACATGTACCTGCATGACCGCCTGGCCGAACGCTACGAAGCCCAGGTCATCCCTGGCGTGTGCTCGATGCTCGGCGGCGCTTCGGTGCTGGGCGCGCCGTTGGTGTATCGCAACCAGAGCCTGTCGGTGCTGTCGGGCGTGCTGCCCCATGACGATCTCAAGCGCCGCCTGGCGGATGCCGACGCGGCGGTGATCATGAAGCTGGGCCGTAACTTCCATAAGGTGCGCCAGGTGTTGGAAGAGCTCGGTCTGGCCGAGCGCGCGCTGTACGTGGAACGCGCCACCATGGTCAATCAGAAGATCGTGCCGCTGGATCAGGTCGACCCGTCGTCCTCGCCGTATTTCTCGCTGATCATCGTGCCTGGTGAACGGTGGCAAGGATGA
- the cobJ gene encoding precorrin-3B C(17)-methyltransferase: protein MTRPAIVILGQGSLATARKIQQLYPGALIHGLLGRVEGADLAYTEFGVTVRQLYQQGTPLIALCAAGIVIRTLAPLLLEKGEEPAVLAVAEDGSAVVPLLGGLGGVNGMARNIAAALNVAAAITTSGELRFGTCLLNPPTGYELADLELGKRFVSDLLAGQSVRIEGAAPWLDQANLPQDPHARLAIHVGSAERVPVVNELLIYPKNVCVTCKPGADLAQRVRVALQEAGIAVQSLACLLAGDLHMAEVSLHEAALALAVPLRFGRVTQDADIVIEMAEQPLDVSQVGRPRGRLAVIGLGPGAAELMVPAVKAELARCTDVLGYETYVRMAGPFRDDQVQHCTDNREEMQRARHAFELAASGRSVVVVSSGDPGVFAMAAAVIEALHESDDPAWHLVDLQILPGVSASLATAAQAGAPLGHDFCVMSLSDNLKPWSIIEKRLDLSAQADLALAFYNPISRSRPWQLGRALEIVALHRAPATPVVLGRDIGRPGQTLRVTTLGQLTPEQVDMRTMVLIGSSTTCTFPRAGGGEWVYTPRWYGEKPVG, encoded by the coding sequence ATGACGCGTCCGGCGATTGTCATTCTGGGGCAGGGCAGCCTGGCCACTGCGCGCAAGATCCAGCAGCTGTACCCCGGCGCGTTGATCCACGGTTTGCTCGGGCGGGTTGAGGGCGCGGACCTGGCCTACACCGAGTTCGGCGTCACTGTGCGTCAGCTGTATCAACAGGGCACGCCGCTGATTGCCCTGTGCGCGGCGGGTATTGTGATCCGCACCCTGGCGCCGCTGTTGCTGGAAAAAGGTGAAGAGCCGGCCGTGCTGGCCGTGGCCGAAGACGGCAGCGCCGTGGTGCCGCTGCTCGGTGGACTGGGCGGCGTTAATGGGATGGCGCGGAACATCGCGGCGGCGCTCAACGTCGCCGCGGCGATCACCACCAGTGGCGAGTTGCGCTTCGGCACCTGCCTGCTCAACCCGCCGACGGGCTATGAGTTGGCCGATCTGGAGCTGGGCAAGCGCTTCGTCTCGGACCTGCTGGCCGGTCAAAGCGTACGCATCGAAGGCGCGGCGCCGTGGCTGGATCAAGCGAACCTGCCCCAGGACCCGCACGCGCGTCTGGCCATCCATGTGGGCAGTGCCGAGCGGGTGCCGGTGGTCAACGAGCTGCTGATTTATCCGAAGAACGTATGTGTTACGTGCAAGCCGGGGGCGGATTTGGCGCAACGCGTGCGCGTGGCATTGCAGGAGGCCGGGATCGCCGTGCAATCCCTGGCGTGCCTGTTGGCGGGCGACCTGCACATGGCTGAGGTTTCGCTGCATGAAGCGGCGTTGGCGCTGGCGGTGCCGCTGCGTTTTGGCCGCGTGACCCAGGACGCCGATATCGTCATCGAGATGGCCGAGCAACCGCTGGATGTGTCGCAAGTCGGGCGCCCCCGTGGTCGCCTCGCGGTGATCGGCCTGGGCCCTGGCGCTGCCGAGTTGATGGTGCCGGCGGTCAAAGCCGAACTGGCGCGTTGCACCGATGTGCTGGGCTATGAAACTTATGTGCGCATGGCCGGGCCGTTCCGTGACGACCAGGTGCAGCACTGCACCGACAACCGCGAAGAGATGCAGCGTGCGCGCCATGCGTTCGAACTGGCTGCCAGCGGCCGTTCGGTGGTGGTGGTGTCCTCCGGTGACCCCGGTGTATTTGCCATGGCGGCGGCGGTGATCGAGGCATTGCATGAGTCCGACGACCCGGCCTGGCATCTGGTCGACCTGCAGATCCTGCCGGGCGTGTCGGCCTCCCTGGCCACTGCCGCCCAGGCCGGTGCGCCGCTGGGGCATGACTTCTGCGTGATGTCGCTGTCGGACAACCTCAAGCCCTGGTCGATCATCGAAAAGCGTCTGGACCTGTCTGCCCAGGCCGACCTGGCGCTGGCGTTCTACAACCCGATCTCCCGCTCGCGGCCCTGGCAGTTGGGCCGTGCGCTGGAAATCGTCGCGTTGCATCGCGCGCCCGCCACCCCGGTGGTGCTGGGGCGCGACATCGGTCGCCCAGGCCAGACCCTGCGGGTCACCACCCTGGGGCAATTGACCCCGGAGCAGGTGGACATGCGCACCATGGTGCTGATCGGCTCGTCCACCACCTGCACATTCCCCCGTGCCGGAGGTGGTGAGTGGGTGTATACGCCGCGCTGGTACGGCGAAAAACCCGTCGGCTGA